A stretch of Bradyrhizobium diazoefficiens DNA encodes these proteins:
- a CDS encoding Spy/CpxP family protein refolding chaperone — translation MRRDARLALEEGQKVVGSVVNSRLALAGAALVALLAVLLPNRAEAQFGLRGGPLGVARFAVGHIIGLSRLRHARMAVRGGRTRDAALRSQDPRGAERGQPANPYVLRAALTAGAALSGWHGGRRPQGWWRHPDGSYGWIGPVFWPFAHDDLTNAVISGDTTSLSLYGYGDIYAAIFAPYASPELAAYTAPQGRRARRVPSVENVCDASDTGGLPVDRIAAAVQPNEMQRTALDDLSAAWLAARETIRASCPAQAAATAPERLGVMQARLDAMIKATDAVAAPLAKFVDLLDDSQKAKLDSLANERRAALAAAQHKDAQAVSACDPNYDPRYDVQAQRQYEQFVQQQWPSAEIVSTLKLDDTGSARLDVLQDTTLRTMETLSPCPLKPAATPQARLAAVKARLQTMLQAVNGVADALDDFEADLSDEQKAGFEAIGPKRGM, via the coding sequence ATGCGACGTGATGCGCGTTTGGCGCTGGAGGAGGGCCAAAAGGTGGTCGGCTCGGTGGTCAACTCACGCTTGGCACTGGCGGGCGCAGCCCTTGTCGCTCTTCTGGCAGTGCTGTTGCCGAACAGGGCGGAGGCGCAATTCGGACTGCGTGGCGGGCCGCTCGGTGTTGCGCGCTTTGCCGTCGGCCACATCATCGGCCTGTCGCGATTGCGCCATGCCCGGATGGCGGTGCGGGGCGGTCGGACCCGCGACGCCGCCTTGAGATCGCAGGACCCTCGCGGGGCCGAGCGTGGCCAGCCCGCCAATCCCTACGTTTTGCGCGCGGCGCTGACGGCAGGAGCTGCGCTATCGGGCTGGCATGGCGGCCGCCGTCCGCAGGGCTGGTGGCGTCATCCCGACGGCAGCTATGGCTGGATCGGTCCCGTGTTCTGGCCGTTCGCGCATGACGATCTCACCAATGCGGTGATATCAGGCGATACGACCAGCCTCTCGCTCTATGGCTATGGCGATATCTATGCGGCGATCTTCGCGCCCTATGCGAGCCCGGAACTCGCCGCCTACACCGCGCCGCAGGGCCGTCGCGCGCGACGAGTCCCGTCGGTGGAGAATGTCTGCGATGCCAGCGACACCGGCGGCCTGCCCGTCGATCGCATCGCCGCCGCGGTGCAGCCGAACGAGATGCAGCGCACCGCCCTCGACGATCTCAGCGCCGCCTGGCTGGCCGCGCGCGAGACCATCCGCGCCTCGTGCCCGGCGCAGGCGGCAGCGACAGCGCCGGAGCGCCTCGGCGTGATGCAGGCCCGCCTCGACGCGATGATCAAGGCCACGGACGCCGTCGCAGCGCCGCTGGCCAAATTCGTCGATCTCCTCGATGATAGCCAGAAAGCAAAGCTCGATTCGCTGGCCAACGAACGCCGCGCGGCGCTTGCCGCGGCTCAGCACAAGGACGCGCAGGCGGTATCTGCCTGCGATCCGAACTACGATCCCCGCTACGATGTGCAGGCCCAGCGTCAATACGAGCAGTTCGTGCAGCAGCAATGGCCCTCTGCCGAGATCGTCAGCACGCTGAAGCTCGACGACACCGGAAGCGCCCGGCTCGACGTGCTCCAGGACACCACGCTGCGCACCATGGAGACGCTCAGTCCCTGCCCGTTAAAGCCAGCAGCGACACCGCAAGCCCGCCTCGCCGCCGTGAAGGCGCGGCTGCAGACGATGCTGCAGGCGGTCAACGGTGTCGCCGATGCGCTCGACGATTTCGAGGCCGATCTTAGCGATGAGCAGAAGGCGGGGTTCGAGGCGATCGGGCCGAAGCGCGGGATGTGA
- the rpsU gene encoding 30S ribosomal protein S21 yields MQVLVRDNNVDQALRVLKKKMQREGVFREMKERRAYEKPSERKAREKSEAIRRARKLARKQAIREGLLPAPPKKKLPERKPPLPQAPARPAG; encoded by the coding sequence ATGCAGGTACTCGTCCGCGACAACAACGTCGATCAGGCTCTCCGCGTTCTGAAGAAGAAGATGCAACGCGAGGGCGTCTTTCGGGAAATGAAAGAGCGGCGCGCGTATGAGAAGCCTTCGGAGCGAAAGGCGCGCGAAAAATCCGAGGCCATTCGCCGCGCCCGCAAGCTCGCACGCAAGCAGGCGATCCGGGAAGGATTGCTGCCGGCGCCGCCGAAAAAGAAGCTTCCAGAGCGCAAGCCGCCGCTGCCGCAGGCCCCCGCCAGGCCCGCGGGCTGA
- a CDS encoding LysM peptidoglycan-binding domain-containing protein has product MITASKAVIAFCLLALAGTVLVIGPTGLRRLLPGGVNTEVAAVAKPEVKAEAKVEPKTEKAEEPKLAAVAPPAPAASPAPAPKADVRPDALAETQKQVTALADVAPVKPQPAIADTGPRFDVARVDDFGEAAVIAGQATPGAKVELLRDGQPLDSAVADASGQFVMTPPKLPAGSYELTLRAKAPDGSVMQSSRTMPVTIAEAAPPPARVAAAVKPEAKPGEKPQDKSDVVASLPAPRLAAAPIRSRMTGTPKPRAMARLPAASATVASASPTEVFNTPPAEAGGSRVISRGDSLWALSRLAYGDGNRYAVIVNANRDKIHNPNLIYPGQTFVMPQKAQ; this is encoded by the coding sequence ATGATCACCGCATCCAAGGCCGTCATTGCGTTCTGCCTGCTCGCGCTGGCCGGCACCGTGCTGGTGATCGGCCCGACCGGGCTGCGCCGCCTGCTGCCGGGCGGGGTGAACACCGAGGTCGCCGCGGTCGCGAAGCCTGAGGTGAAGGCTGAAGCCAAGGTCGAACCCAAGACCGAGAAGGCCGAAGAACCGAAACTCGCCGCGGTTGCACCACCCGCGCCAGCCGCGTCGCCGGCTCCCGCGCCCAAAGCGGATGTGAGGCCGGATGCGCTCGCCGAGACCCAGAAGCAGGTCACGGCGCTGGCCGATGTCGCGCCGGTCAAGCCGCAGCCGGCCATTGCGGACACCGGGCCGCGTTTCGACGTCGCTCGCGTCGACGATTTTGGCGAGGCGGCCGTGATCGCGGGCCAGGCCACGCCGGGCGCGAAGGTCGAACTGCTGCGCGACGGCCAGCCGCTCGACAGCGCGGTGGCCGATGCGTCCGGCCAGTTCGTGATGACCCCGCCCAAGCTTCCCGCCGGCAGCTACGAGCTGACGCTGCGCGCCAAGGCGCCGGATGGCAGCGTCATGCAATCCAGCCGCACCATGCCGGTGACAATCGCCGAAGCCGCGCCGCCGCCCGCGCGCGTTGCGGCGGCCGTGAAGCCGGAGGCCAAGCCGGGTGAAAAGCCGCAGGACAAATCGGACGTCGTTGCGTCGCTGCCGGCGCCGCGTCTGGCCGCGGCGCCGATACGCTCCAGAATGACGGGCACGCCCAAGCCGAGAGCCATGGCGAGGCTGCCGGCGGCGAGTGCCACGGTCGCATCGGCCTCGCCGACCGAGGTCTTCAACACGCCGCCGGCCGAGGCCGGCGGCAGCCGGGTGATTTCCCGCGGCGACAGCCTCTGGGCGCTGAGCCGTCTCGCTTACGGCGACGGCAACCGCTACGCGGTGATCGTCAACGCCAACCGCGACAAGATCCACAATCCCAACCTGATCTATCCCGGCCAGACTTTTGTGATGCCGCAAAAGGCGCAGTGA
- a CDS encoding GNAT family N-acetyltransferase, whose product MSDAYSVYIERIGKPPGPMLDDYSAHVQSGAAWVADMSGEIAGLLILIEQTDHLLLDNVAVDPGHHGRGIGRALLNFAEQEAVRRGYREIILYTHEKMSENLAMYPALGWVEIDRREQNGYQRVFFRKSLRA is encoded by the coding sequence GTGTCGGATGCATATAGCGTCTACATCGAGCGGATTGGAAAACCTCCGGGGCCCATGCTGGACGATTATTCTGCGCACGTTCAGAGCGGCGCTGCCTGGGTGGCGGACATGAGCGGCGAGATCGCAGGACTGTTGATCCTCATCGAGCAAACGGACCACCTTCTCCTCGACAACGTCGCCGTTGACCCGGGTCATCACGGTCGCGGTATCGGACGCGCGCTGTTGAATTTTGCCGAACAGGAAGCCGTTCGCCGCGGCTATCGCGAGATCATCTTGTATACGCACGAGAAGATGTCGGAAAATCTGGCGATGTATCCCGCTCTCGGATGGGTCGAGATAGATCGTCGCGAGCAGAACGGCTATCAGCGCGTGTTTTTCCGTAAATCTCTCCGCGCCTGA
- a CDS encoding SDR family oxidoreductase, which produces MTILVTGATGRVGRHVVQQLVTRGADVRVLSRDPAKAEFPAGVKVVKGDLLDIASLRAAFSGVNTLFLLNAVTGDEFTQALITLNIARESGVDRVVYLSVLHADRFVNVPHFAVKFGAERMLESMGFSATILRPSYFIDNDLTIKDVIFNHDVYPMPIGAKGVAMVDARDIGEVAAIELIRREQAAGKLPIETINLVGPDTLTGPDVAAIWSDVLGRPIVYGGDDPTGFEQNLATFMPRWMAYEMRLMTERFVGDGMIPEAGDVARLTKILGRPLHSYRNFATQIAAAAAKPI; this is translated from the coding sequence ATGACCATCCTCGTAACCGGCGCTACCGGCCGTGTCGGCCGCCACGTTGTCCAGCAACTCGTTACGCGCGGCGCCGACGTGCGCGTGCTGTCCCGCGATCCCGCGAAGGCCGAATTCCCGGCCGGCGTGAAGGTCGTGAAAGGCGATTTGCTCGATATCGCTTCGCTGCGCGCGGCGTTCAGCGGCGTCAACACGCTGTTCCTGCTCAACGCTGTGACGGGAGACGAATTCACTCAGGCGCTCATCACCCTGAACATTGCGCGGGAGTCGGGCGTCGACCGGGTCGTCTATCTCTCGGTGCTCCACGCCGATCGCTTCGTGAACGTGCCGCACTTCGCGGTGAAGTTCGGCGCCGAGCGGATGCTCGAATCGATGGGCTTCAGTGCCACGATCCTGCGTCCGTCCTACTTCATCGACAATGATCTCACGATCAAGGACGTCATCTTCAACCATGACGTCTACCCGATGCCGATCGGAGCTAAGGGTGTCGCCATGGTCGATGCCCGCGACATCGGCGAGGTCGCAGCGATCGAGCTGATCCGGCGCGAGCAGGCGGCGGGCAAGCTGCCGATCGAAACCATCAATCTTGTCGGCCCCGATACGCTGACCGGTCCAGACGTGGCCGCGATCTGGTCGGACGTCCTGGGCCGCCCGATCGTCTATGGCGGCGATGATCCCACCGGCTTCGAGCAGAATCTGGCGACGTTCATGCCGCGATGGATGGCCTACGAGATGCGCCTGATGACCGAGCGCTTTGTCGGCGACGGAATGATCCCCGAGGCTGGCGACGTGGCGCGCCTCACCAAAATCCTTGGCCGCCCGCTGCATTCCTACCGCAACTTCGCGACGCAGATCGCGGCGGCTGCGGCAAAGCCGATCTGA
- a CDS encoding efflux RND transporter periplasmic adaptor subunit, whose translation MRSLPARSFSRTFAAFAGLVLVSAQPGLAADDDAPKGPAVTVLKAAKSCFSDIVEATGSIIAREETSVRPERPGLKVTEVLAEAGETTTAGQVMARLALPEGGTLQVTAPVAGIIATSTAQIGAPASAKGEALFTIVARSEYDLVGLVATNDVRKLAVNQPATVRIAGTGDLDGKVRRIGPTVEPNIQQGMVYIGISSQKRLLLNASGRALIKTGQSCNVAVPLTSVQYSSAGTVVQVIRRNRVETKRVEIGLMSGGNIEVRDGLNEGDIVVARAGALLREGDPVRPVMASEAAK comes from the coding sequence ATGCGTTCATTGCCTGCGCGTTCCTTTTCCCGGACCTTTGCTGCCTTCGCCGGACTGGTGCTGGTCTCCGCCCAGCCCGGTCTTGCGGCCGATGATGATGCGCCCAAGGGGCCGGCCGTCACGGTGCTGAAGGCGGCAAAGTCCTGCTTTTCCGACATCGTGGAGGCCACCGGCTCCATCATCGCACGCGAGGAAACCTCGGTGCGGCCCGAACGTCCGGGGCTGAAGGTGACCGAGGTGCTGGCCGAAGCCGGCGAGACCACGACGGCCGGCCAGGTGATGGCGCGGCTGGCACTGCCCGAAGGCGGCACGCTGCAGGTCACCGCCCCCGTGGCCGGAATTATCGCCACCTCGACCGCGCAGATCGGTGCGCCCGCCTCGGCCAAGGGCGAGGCGCTGTTCACCATCGTGGCGCGCAGCGAATACGACCTCGTCGGCCTGGTGGCAACCAACGACGTGCGGAAGCTCGCGGTCAATCAGCCGGCGACCGTGCGCATTGCCGGCACCGGCGATCTCGACGGCAAGGTGCGCCGCATCGGTCCGACCGTCGAGCCGAACATCCAGCAGGGCATGGTCTATATCGGCATCTCATCGCAAAAGCGGCTGCTGCTGAACGCGAGCGGGCGCGCGCTGATCAAGACCGGGCAGAGCTGCAACGTCGCGGTGCCGCTGACGTCGGTGCAATATTCATCCGCCGGCACCGTGGTGCAGGTGATCCGGCGCAACCGCGTCGAGACCAAGCGCGTCGAGATCGGATTGATGTCGGGTGGCAATATCGAAGTCCGCGACGGCCTCAACGAAGGCGATATCGTCGTCGCCCGCGCCGGCGCACTGTTGCGCGAAGGCGACCCGGTGCGCCCGGTGATGGCGAGCGAAGCTGCGAAGTAG
- a CDS encoding EAL domain-containing protein, with the protein MGASIRWTARLRALLRRWRGAPLTWLIVGGFVLMAAMAIGTGLTVDRFRQNAIESGRDSLESSVRLLARHFDREFEDFAVLQKSIIAELESHGIESPDVFRSEMATLAMHEVLRNKASGWSDVAGANVFDSNGILINSSRRWPVADISVSDRGYFNRLKNDPASQEEIEVVPGRFGKGPAIVIARRVSGPHSEFLGLVSRAITPEQLESFFASTGIGEDSSIAMHHQNGQLLARVPHVDAMIGQNYRTGPPEQMAVFERSFVTTELTSPIDGKDRIVASRMLTGEPLVVVATKSLDATLATWRTQTKFFVTVAVLSIGLLVLTLFLIFRQVTHRVSLEKQRLDTAMNTMTQGLLMFDQDERLIVCNRRYIDMYGLSTAVVKPGAHFRDVIQHRHDTGSFEGDVDSYCDDILNSAGRIQSNIIETSDGRLIEIKNQPGAAGGWLATHDDVTERIRADERIAHMAHYDALTDLPNRVLMRRHLERRVAELAEGKPFAILYIDVDEFKGVNDSLGHEVGDELLRQIANRLRACVSGNDLVARLGGDEFAIVKTGTTDQAELTMLAEQILKTLRTPVDCKGQEIATDASIGIAIAPDHGDNLDDLFKRADLAMYAAKSEGRGTFRIFVPEYDAKAGLRRQLELDLRQALVRGEFEVHYQPLVDLSANVVTGCEALLRWHHPERGMVSPADFIPVAEDTGLIGEIGEWVLKQACNEAASWPGGIHIAVNVSPVQFRSKTLALKVAAALAESGLAPGRLELEITETVLIRDDEEALTILQQLRELGVRIALDDFGTGYSSLSYLHRFPFDKIKIDRSFISDIGEPEDSSPIVQAVVHMAAARHMATTAEGVETEAQREVLRQLGCSQMQGWLFSPAVPAAKLKLLLSKQAVAA; encoded by the coding sequence ATGGGCGCATCAATTCGATGGACCGCGCGACTGCGCGCGTTGCTTCGCCGTTGGCGGGGCGCGCCGCTGACGTGGCTGATCGTCGGCGGCTTCGTGCTGATGGCGGCGATGGCCATCGGCACCGGGCTCACCGTCGATCGTTTCCGCCAGAATGCCATCGAGAGCGGCCGCGACAGCCTGGAAAGCTCCGTCCGTCTGCTCGCCCGGCATTTCGACCGCGAGTTCGAGGATTTTGCGGTGCTCCAGAAGAGCATCATCGCGGAACTCGAAAGCCACGGCATCGAGTCCCCTGACGTGTTCCGCAGCGAGATGGCCACGCTCGCCATGCACGAAGTTCTGCGCAACAAGGCGAGCGGCTGGTCCGACGTTGCCGGCGCCAACGTGTTCGATTCCAACGGCATCCTGATCAACTCGTCGAGGCGCTGGCCGGTCGCCGATATCTCGGTGTCCGATCGCGGCTATTTCAACCGGCTGAAGAACGATCCGGCCTCGCAGGAAGAGATCGAGGTCGTTCCCGGCCGGTTCGGCAAAGGTCCGGCGATCGTGATCGCCCGGCGCGTCTCCGGCCCGCACAGCGAATTCCTCGGCCTGGTGTCACGCGCCATCACGCCGGAGCAGCTCGAATCGTTCTTCGCCTCGACCGGAATCGGTGAGGACTCCTCGATCGCGATGCACCACCAGAACGGCCAGCTGCTGGCGCGCGTTCCGCATGTCGACGCCATGATCGGGCAGAACTACCGCACCGGCCCGCCCGAGCAGATGGCCGTGTTCGAGCGCAGCTTCGTCACGACAGAGCTCACAAGCCCGATCGACGGCAAGGACCGCATCGTCGCCTCGCGCATGCTGACCGGCGAGCCGCTGGTCGTGGTCGCCACCAAATCGCTGGACGCGACGCTCGCCACCTGGCGCACCCAAACCAAATTCTTCGTCACTGTCGCCGTGCTGTCGATCGGCCTGCTCGTGCTCACGCTGTTCCTGATCTTCCGCCAGGTGACGCATCGCGTCTCGCTGGAGAAGCAGCGGCTCGACACCGCAATGAACACGATGACGCAGGGCCTGTTGATGTTCGACCAGGACGAGCGGCTGATCGTCTGCAACCGCCGCTACATCGACATGTACGGGCTTTCGACCGCGGTGGTGAAACCCGGCGCCCATTTCCGCGACGTGATCCAGCATCGCCACGACACCGGCTCGTTCGAGGGCGACGTCGATTCCTATTGCGACGACATCTTGAACAGCGCCGGACGCATTCAGAGCAACATCATCGAGACCTCCGACGGACGCCTGATCGAAATCAAGAACCAGCCCGGCGCCGCCGGCGGCTGGCTCGCCACCCATGACGACGTCACCGAGCGCATCCGCGCCGACGAGCGGATCGCCCACATGGCGCATTACGACGCGCTGACCGATCTGCCCAACCGCGTGCTGATGCGCAGACATCTGGAGCGCCGGGTCGCGGAGCTCGCCGAGGGTAAGCCGTTCGCGATCCTCTATATCGACGTCGACGAGTTCAAGGGCGTCAATGATTCGCTCGGCCACGAGGTCGGCGACGAATTGCTGCGCCAGATCGCCAACCGCCTGCGCGCCTGCGTCAGCGGCAACGATCTGGTGGCGCGGCTCGGCGGCGACGAATTCGCCATCGTCAAGACCGGCACCACTGACCAGGCCGAGCTGACTATGCTCGCCGAACAGATCCTGAAGACGCTGCGCACGCCGGTGGACTGCAAGGGCCAGGAAATTGCGACCGACGCCAGCATCGGCATCGCGATCGCACCCGACCACGGCGACAATCTCGACGATCTGTTCAAGCGCGCCGATCTCGCGATGTATGCGGCGAAATCGGAAGGCCGCGGCACCTTCCGCATCTTCGTGCCCGAATACGACGCCAAGGCCGGGCTGCGCCGCCAGCTCGAGCTCGACCTGCGGCAGGCGCTCGTCCGCGGCGAGTTCGAGGTGCACTACCAGCCGCTGGTCGATCTGTCCGCCAATGTCGTCACCGGCTGCGAGGCGCTGCTCAGGTGGCACCATCCGGAGCGCGGCATGGTTTCGCCCGCGGACTTCATTCCGGTCGCGGAAGACACCGGCCTGATCGGCGAGATCGGCGAATGGGTGCTGAAGCAGGCCTGCAACGAGGCCGCGTCGTGGCCCGGCGGCATCCACATCGCGGTCAACGTCTCGCCGGTGCAGTTCCGATCGAAGACGCTGGCGCTGAAGGTTGCCGCTGCGCTCGCCGAGTCGGGCCTGGCGCCGGGACGGCTCGAGCTCGAGATCACCGAAACCGTGCTGATCCGCGACGACGAGGAGGCGCTGACCATCCTGCAGCAACTGCGCGAGCTCGGCGTGCGCATCGCGCTCGACGATTTCGGCACCGGCTATTCGTCGCTGAGCTATCTGCACCGCTTCCCGTTCGACAAAATCAAGATCGACCGCAGCTTCATCAGCGACATCGGCGAGCCCGAGGACTCGTCTCCGATCGTGCAGGCCGTGGTGCACATGGCCGCCGCCCGCCACATGGCGACGACGGCGGAAGGCGTCGAGACCGAAGCGCAGCGCGAGGTGCTGCGGCAGCTCGGATGCAGCCAGATGCAGGGCTGGCTGTTCAGCCCGGCCGTGCCGGCGGCGAAGCTGAAGCTATTGCTGTCGAAGCAGGCTGTTGCGGCTTGA
- a CDS encoding caspase family protein, translating to MDVKQLDISRRTIAVAAALIGTVSLAIGAHAALNMRALDATKAVSTDQVTGSIGHASRLALVIGNGHYPDANAPLTQSINDARALSSSLRKNGFDVDMVEDASKDDMVRAVNRLKSRIKRDTIVMLFFGGYGVQAGRESYMLPVDAVIWKESDVRRQGVSIEGVLDMMKQQGAKAKLVVVDASRRNPYERRFRSYSHGLAPIGTPDNSLILSSASPGKVVDDGKGEHSTLVSELLTNLDAKGSAESVFNKTRVAISRASEGDQVPTVSSSLLEDVDLNEAGG from the coding sequence ATGGATGTAAAGCAGCTCGACATTTCCCGACGCACGATTGCTGTCGCCGCAGCACTGATCGGCACGGTGTCGCTCGCGATCGGCGCCCATGCTGCGCTCAACATGCGCGCGCTCGATGCCACCAAGGCCGTCTCGACCGACCAGGTCACGGGTTCGATCGGCCATGCCTCGCGCCTCGCCCTCGTCATCGGCAATGGTCACTATCCCGACGCCAACGCGCCGCTGACGCAGTCGATCAACGACGCGCGCGCGCTGTCCTCGTCGCTGCGCAAGAACGGTTTTGACGTCGACATGGTGGAAGACGCGAGCAAGGACGACATGGTCCGCGCCGTCAACCGCCTGAAGTCCCGCATCAAGCGCGACACAATCGTCATGCTGTTCTTCGGCGGCTATGGCGTCCAGGCCGGCCGCGAGAGCTACATGCTGCCAGTTGATGCCGTGATCTGGAAGGAGAGCGACGTCCGCCGCCAGGGCGTCTCGATCGAAGGCGTGCTCGACATGATGAAGCAGCAGGGCGCCAAGGCCAAGCTCGTCGTGGTCGATGCGTCCCGCCGCAATCCTTACGAGCGCCGCTTCCGCTCTTATTCGCACGGCCTCGCGCCGATCGGCACGCCCGACAATTCGCTGATCCTGTCCTCGGCCTCGCCCGGCAAGGTCGTCGACGACGGCAAGGGCGAGCACAGCACGCTGGTCAGCGAGCTCCTCACCAATCTCGATGCGAAGGGCAGCGCCGAAAGCGTCTTCAACAAGACCCGCGTCGCCATCTCCCGCGCCTCCGAAGGCGATCAGGTTCCAACGGTCTCCTCCTCGCTGCTCGAGGACGTCGATTTGAACGAAGCTGGCGGCTAG
- a CDS encoding LysR family transcriptional regulator, whose amino-acid sequence MDLLALSDFNLVARHGGFGRAARATGRPKATLSRRVSELENSLDLRLFERGTRDLKLTQEGRALHERTGALLAELDETAAAIASGGDRPRGTLRISAPLLFSQTAMGKLAAGFALRYPQVRLEVTTEDRPVDMIEEGYDLVIRVNPDPDESLVGRIFLRDRLVVVASPSLGRPAGDRAVPAVVRETGDPTSSWDVVAPGGNLRIMVQPVLCLSSLIMVPDAVRAGVGAARLPVSLVSRDLAAGTLVHWGDVDGPEITLWTLYPSRRLLSARVSAFFDYLKEAFPSGTPDELAALID is encoded by the coding sequence ATGGACCTTCTTGCCCTCTCCGATTTCAATCTGGTCGCCCGTCACGGAGGGTTTGGCCGGGCCGCACGGGCCACCGGCCGTCCAAAGGCGACGCTGTCCCGCCGGGTCTCGGAACTGGAGAACAGCCTCGATCTACGCCTGTTCGAGCGCGGAACGCGCGACCTGAAGCTCACCCAGGAAGGACGCGCGCTCCACGAACGGACGGGGGCGTTGCTTGCCGAACTCGACGAGACCGCAGCTGCGATCGCCTCGGGCGGAGACAGACCGCGCGGGACGCTGCGGATCAGTGCGCCGCTCCTCTTCTCGCAGACCGCGATGGGAAAGCTGGCCGCCGGCTTCGCGCTGAGATATCCGCAAGTCCGGCTCGAGGTCACTACGGAAGACCGTCCCGTCGACATGATCGAGGAAGGTTATGACCTGGTGATCCGCGTCAATCCGGATCCGGACGAAAGTCTCGTCGGACGAATCTTTCTGCGCGATCGGCTGGTGGTCGTGGCGAGCCCGAGCCTGGGTCGTCCTGCCGGCGATCGTGCCGTTCCAGCCGTGGTGCGCGAGACGGGTGATCCGACGTCCAGCTGGGATGTGGTCGCGCCGGGTGGAAACTTGCGGATCATGGTCCAACCAGTGCTTTGCCTGTCATCGCTAATCATGGTCCCCGATGCGGTCCGAGCCGGCGTCGGCGCCGCTCGGCTTCCCGTGTCGCTTGTGAGTCGCGATCTGGCGGCCGGAACGCTTGTGCACTGGGGTGATGTCGATGGACCTGAGATCACGCTCTGGACGCTCTACCCATCGCGCCGACTGCTGAGCGCCCGCGTGTCCGCCTTCTTCGACTATCTCAAGGAAGCGTTTCCCTCCGGAACACCCGACGAGCTTGCGGCCCTCATCGACTGA